In Pirellulales bacterium, the genomic window TTACCGCATCCAACAAGGCCACATCTTGCGGAGTGCAAACCACCACGGCCCCGGTCAGCGGCAATAACTGTGAAAGCGTCAAAGCAATGTCGCCGGTTCCCGGCGGCATGTCGATGATCAGGTAATCCAGTTCGCCCCAGGCCGTATCACGCAGCAATTGCTGAATCGCTCCGTGCAACATCGGGCCGCGCCACACCACGGCCTCGCCGGCAGGCACGAAAAAACCCATCGAAATGACCTTCATGCCATGAATTTCAAAAGCCTTAATTTTGTTCTCTCCGGCGCGCTCCGGCTGACCGTGCAAGCCCAGCAAATGTGGAATGCTGGGACCGTACACGTCGGCATCGAGCAGGCCTACCTGAGACCCCTGGCGGGCCAAACCCAAAGCCAGGCTGGCCGCGATGGTGCTTTTGCCGACTCCTCCCTTTCCGGAACCGACGGCAATGACGCTCTTCGAGGCCAGCCCAATGCTGCCCAACTTCTGCGGCGGCCGCGAATGAACCGCCAGGTTCACGGTCACGGTCTTAAATTGCGGAAACCGGCTGCGGAGCAGTCGCTCTAAGGCGGCCT contains:
- a CDS encoding Mrp/NBP35 family ATP-binding protein; this translates as MAGGSVDASAVMAVLQEFADPETGRSVVQMQQVRDVQAGSDALSLTLALTTHSAPLWQETKAALERLLRSRFPQFKTVTVNLAVHSRPPQKLGSIGLASKSVIAVGSGKGGVGKSTIAASLALGLARQGSQVGLLDADVYGPSIPHLLGLHGQPERAGENKIKAFEIHGMKVISMGFFVPAGEAVVWRGPMLHGAIQQLLRDTAWGELDYLIIDMPPGTGDIALTLSQLLPLTGAVVVCTPQDVALLDAVKAIAMFRKVNIPVLGVVENMSYFICPDCGKQYDIFGHGGAKRRAEELKIPFLGEVPINISIREHGDEGRTMANFDDANSAAPLETICHRLVKNLAEQHLAAPPLPSLSLL